The following are encoded together in the Micromonospora lupini genome:
- a CDS encoding discoidin domain-containing protein, which translates to MPEQSPISRRTFLSAGATLLASVGVTAALPDAALAAPAPQPAADLARYRPVAVSSTDYAPTPGTFAVDGLPQVGVRGSGWRAAPGDPQWISVDLQTLCRIEAVTLVFEATLSDGPFDGNYTDTDGDEILSSAATAYRIEVSTDGREWRSVYETSEGQGGTQAIKLAEPVTARWIRMTSTKRSNSNPVGLNGFQVYGVALSGRPAAEGWTSWERGNTGPVPELKVAADGTVPLESGWSLTIDDFAGTADGAELSRAGVDVRSWLPATVPGTVLGTLVDQGHLPDPVAGFNNMRIPEALSRHTWWYRRALRLPRGLDMSAGRRIWLEFDGINHEATAWVNGVRVGSVAHPFARAAFDITDALAGHREHVLAVHVTPMPHPGTPGDKGTDGRTFLQSAHHYLDAPTYLAVSGWDWMPAVRDRVTGLWDHVRLRSTGAVVVGDPHVQTTLPDLPGTGTAEVTIRVPVRNAAATATTVTVRAEFDKVRVESTVTVPAGGDTTVTFAPDRFGALRLRNPRLWWPNGYGDPHLYDLSLTATVKRSVSDRRQLRFGIREFDYDWHQPIVISPPGKPPLEFVDGAATQTVTFDRQHARHVRIQAGQRATGWGISMFSLSVADGTGPDLALRREATASSTENDTNVAAKAVDGDPTTRWASQAEDNQWIQVDLGAAVDFDRVTISWEQAYALDYRVQVSTDGGAWTDVKSVSNDTPLGSRATQVETFPSQTARHLRIQTGARVTSWGVSMWTLSVQRQAEPTVDLALGRTATASSSDGDSNGPERAVDGNPRTRWSSKFEDNQWIQVDLGSPVAFDQVTIVWEQAYARDFVIQVSDDGQRWTDVKAVSNAITQLKISVNGVPVFARGGNWGWDELLRRVLPDRLADTVEMHRDMNFTMIRNWLGSSNREELYQACDEQGILVWNDFWQAGQFLPNPPGYVDIAADTIRRFRHHPSIVVWCGANEGDPPPIVDAGLKHAAATEHPEILYIPNSAGGIVSGHGPYHWVEPGTYNNRNTYDTGAFGFHTEIGMPVIPVVESMRNLVGDAPQWPISEVWNYHDWSTIGNQRVGTYQAAIDARLGESDSLDDFAARAQFVNYESHRAMFEAWNANLWQDATGLLLWMSHPAWHSTVWQTYDYDLDVNGAYYGARKGCEPLHVQADPGTWQVRVVNHTTAALTGVTVTARRYDLNGRALGTPQRQKVDVARSSTTAVFPLAAPDGGGLHLVRLELRDDRDRLLTENTYWRYDQAEQMRALNDLPRARLSTTTGVVRVVNGRSTVTTTVRNQGRAVAALVRLAVRDKRGNRVLPARYDDNYFWLLPGETRQVRISWPARPNLARAVTVTAEAYN; encoded by the coding sequence ATGCCCGAGCAATCCCCCATCTCACGGCGAACCTTCCTCTCCGCCGGAGCCACGCTGCTCGCGTCGGTCGGCGTGACCGCTGCCCTACCGGACGCCGCTCTCGCCGCGCCCGCGCCCCAGCCGGCCGCCGACCTCGCCCGGTACCGCCCGGTGGCGGTCTCCTCGACGGACTACGCGCCGACGCCCGGCACGTTCGCCGTGGATGGTCTGCCGCAGGTCGGCGTGCGTGGCAGTGGCTGGCGGGCCGCCCCCGGCGATCCTCAGTGGATCTCGGTGGACCTGCAGACGCTGTGCCGGATCGAGGCGGTCACCCTGGTCTTCGAGGCCACGCTCAGCGACGGCCCGTTCGATGGCAACTACACCGACACCGACGGCGACGAGATCCTTTCCAGCGCCGCGACGGCGTACCGGATCGAGGTCTCCACCGACGGCCGCGAGTGGCGGTCGGTGTACGAAACCAGCGAGGGCCAGGGCGGCACCCAGGCCATCAAGCTTGCCGAACCGGTGACCGCGCGCTGGATCCGGATGACCTCCACCAAGCGCTCGAACAGCAACCCGGTCGGCCTCAACGGCTTCCAGGTGTACGGCGTCGCCCTCTCGGGCCGCCCGGCGGCCGAGGGCTGGACCAGTTGGGAACGCGGCAACACCGGGCCGGTGCCCGAGCTGAAGGTGGCCGCCGACGGCACGGTCCCGCTGGAGTCTGGCTGGTCGCTGACGATTGACGACTTCGCTGGCACCGCCGACGGCGCCGAGCTCTCCCGCGCCGGCGTGGACGTGCGGTCCTGGCTGCCGGCGACGGTGCCCGGCACCGTGCTGGGCACCCTCGTCGACCAGGGCCACCTGCCCGACCCCGTCGCCGGCTTCAACAACATGCGCATCCCGGAGGCGCTGTCCCGGCACACCTGGTGGTACCGGCGTGCGCTGCGCCTGCCGCGCGGCCTCGACATGTCGGCCGGTCGCCGGATCTGGTTGGAGTTCGACGGCATCAACCACGAGGCCACCGCCTGGGTCAACGGCGTGCGGGTCGGCAGCGTCGCGCACCCGTTCGCACGGGCGGCCTTCGACATCACCGACGCCCTGGCCGGTCACCGCGAGCACGTCCTCGCCGTCCATGTCACCCCGATGCCCCACCCCGGCACCCCCGGCGACAAGGGCACCGACGGCCGTACCTTCCTCCAGTCGGCCCACCACTACCTGGACGCGCCGACCTACCTGGCGGTGTCCGGCTGGGACTGGATGCCCGCCGTCCGGGACCGGGTCACCGGTCTGTGGGACCACGTCCGGCTGCGCAGCACCGGCGCTGTGGTCGTCGGCGACCCGCACGTCCAGACCACGCTGCCCGACCTGCCGGGCACCGGCACGGCCGAGGTCACCATCAGGGTGCCGGTGCGCAACGCGGCGGCAACCGCGACCACTGTCACCGTCCGCGCCGAGTTCGACAAGGTACGCGTCGAGTCCACGGTCACCGTCCCCGCCGGCGGCGACACGACCGTCACCTTCGCACCGGACCGATTCGGTGCGCTGCGCCTGCGCAACCCCCGGCTGTGGTGGCCAAACGGCTACGGCGACCCGCACCTGTACGACCTGTCGCTCACCGCCACCGTCAAGCGCTCGGTCAGCGACCGGCGGCAGCTCCGCTTCGGCATCCGCGAGTTCGACTACGACTGGCACCAGCCGATCGTCATATCGCCGCCCGGCAAGCCGCCCCTGGAGTTCGTCGACGGCGCCGCCACCCAGACGGTCACCTTCGACCGGCAGCACGCCCGGCACGTCCGCATCCAGGCCGGTCAGCGTGCCACCGGGTGGGGCATCTCGATGTTCTCGCTGTCGGTGGCCGACGGCACCGGCCCAGATCTCGCGCTGCGCCGGGAGGCGACCGCCTCCTCGACGGAGAACGACACGAACGTGGCCGCCAAGGCCGTCGACGGTGACCCGACGACGCGCTGGGCCTCCCAGGCCGAGGACAACCAGTGGATCCAGGTCGACCTCGGCGCGGCCGTCGACTTCGACCGGGTCACCATCTCGTGGGAGCAGGCGTACGCCCTCGACTACCGCGTCCAGGTCTCCACCGACGGCGGCGCCTGGACCGACGTGAAGTCGGTGAGCAACGACACCCCGCTCGGCAGTCGCGCCACCCAGGTCGAGACGTTCCCGAGCCAGACCGCCAGGCACCTGCGCATCCAGACCGGCGCCCGGGTGACCTCGTGGGGCGTGTCCATGTGGACGCTCTCGGTGCAACGCCAGGCCGAACCGACCGTCGACCTGGCCTTGGGCAGGACCGCCACCGCCTCGTCCTCCGACGGCGACTCGAACGGCCCGGAGCGCGCCGTCGACGGCAACCCGAGGACCCGCTGGTCGTCGAAATTCGAGGACAACCAGTGGATCCAGGTCGACCTCGGCTCGCCGGTCGCCTTCGACCAGGTCACCATCGTCTGGGAGCAGGCGTACGCCCGCGACTTCGTCATCCAGGTCTCCGACGACGGGCAGCGGTGGACCGACGTCAAGGCGGTCAGCAACGCCATCACCCAGCTCAAGATCAGCGTGAACGGTGTGCCGGTGTTCGCCCGGGGCGGCAACTGGGGCTGGGACGAGCTGCTGCGCCGGGTGCTGCCCGACCGGCTGGCCGACACGGTCGAGATGCACCGCGACATGAACTTCACGATGATCCGCAACTGGCTCGGCAGCAGCAACCGCGAGGAGCTGTACCAGGCCTGCGACGAGCAGGGCATCCTGGTGTGGAACGACTTCTGGCAGGCCGGGCAGTTCCTGCCCAACCCGCCCGGCTACGTGGACATCGCCGCCGACACCATCCGCCGGTTCCGGCACCACCCCAGCATCGTGGTCTGGTGCGGCGCCAACGAGGGCGACCCGCCGCCGATCGTCGACGCCGGGCTCAAGCACGCCGCCGCCACCGAGCACCCCGAGATCCTCTACATCCCCAACTCCGCCGGCGGCATCGTCAGCGGCCACGGCCCGTACCACTGGGTGGAACCGGGCACGTACAACAACCGGAACACGTACGACACCGGCGCCTTCGGCTTCCACACCGAGATCGGCATGCCGGTGATCCCGGTGGTCGAGAGCATGCGCAACCTCGTCGGCGACGCCCCGCAGTGGCCGATCAGCGAGGTGTGGAACTACCACGACTGGTCGACGATCGGTAACCAGCGCGTCGGCACGTACCAGGCCGCGATCGACGCGCGGCTCGGCGAGTCCGACTCGCTCGACGACTTCGCCGCCCGGGCGCAGTTCGTCAACTACGAGAGCCACCGCGCCATGTTCGAGGCGTGGAACGCCAACCTCTGGCAGGACGCCACCGGCTTGCTGCTGTGGATGTCGCACCCGGCCTGGCACAGCACGGTCTGGCAGACGTACGACTACGACCTCGACGTGAACGGCGCCTACTACGGTGCCCGCAAGGGCTGCGAGCCGCTGCACGTCCAGGCAGACCCGGGCACCTGGCAGGTGCGGGTGGTCAACCACACCACTGCGGCGCTCACCGGTGTCACGGTCACCGCCCGGCGTTACGACCTGAACGGCCGCGCTCTGGGCACGCCGCAGCGTCAGAAGGTGGACGTCGCGCGCTCGTCGACGACTGCCGTGTTCCCCCTCGCCGCACCGGACGGCGGCGGGCTGCACCTGGTCCGGTTGGAACTGCGCGACGACCGCGACCGACTGCTCACGGAGAACACCTACTGGCGCTACGACCAGGCCGAGCAGATGCGGGCGCTCAACGACCTGCCCAGGGCCCGCCTGTCGACGACGACAGGTGTCGTCCGCGTGGTGAACGGCCGTTCCACGGTCACCACGACGGTCCGGAACCAGGGGCGCGCGGTCGCCGCGCTGGTCCGGCTGGCTGTCCGCGACAAGCGGGGCAACCGAGTCCTGCCGGCGCGGTACGACGACAACTACTTCTGGCTCCTGCCGGGAGAGACGCGTCAGGTGCGGATCTCCTGGCCGGCACGGCCGAACCTGGCCCGTGCCGTCACGGTGACGGCCGAGGCGTACAACTAG
- a CDS encoding CCA tRNA nucleotidyltransferase, protein MSEASAPHAADRRELTAAQRNAVAELLRVSPVADELGRRFVRAGHELHLVGGSVRDALLGRLGDDLDFCTDAHPDETLRIIKGWAESIWETGREFGTIGLQRDGLRLEITTFRAESYDQVSRNPVVVYGTSLDEDLKRRDFTINAMAVSLPEHRFTDPHGGLDDLSAKIIRTPSTPGESFGDDPLRMLRAARFAAQLRFAVHPDVRTAMTEMAADLDRITAERVRDEFTKLLCGTDPITGLRLLVDTGLAERFLPELTGLKLEIDEHAQHKDVYEHTLTVVENAVSFEEEGCDFILRMAALMHDVGKPATKAVGSDGRVSFHHHEVVGARLTKARMKAMRYPKEITAKVTALVALHLRFYGYGRGEWTDSAVRRYVADAGDLLPRLHKLTRSDCTTRNRRKAAQLAADYDALEDRIARIAAEEDLARVRPDLDGNAIMELLGVPPGPVVGRAWKHLKEQRLEHGPLDRDAAEAELLRWARAEGLIT, encoded by the coding sequence ATGTCCGAAGCCTCCGCTCCTCACGCCGCCGACCGCCGCGAACTCACCGCCGCGCAGCGCAACGCCGTCGCCGAACTGCTCCGGGTCTCCCCGGTCGCCGACGAGTTGGGCCGCCGCTTCGTCCGCGCCGGTCACGAGCTGCACCTGGTGGGCGGTTCGGTGCGAGACGCCCTGCTCGGCCGGCTCGGCGACGACCTGGACTTCTGCACCGACGCGCACCCCGACGAGACGCTGCGGATCATCAAGGGCTGGGCCGAGTCGATCTGGGAGACCGGCCGGGAGTTCGGCACCATCGGCCTCCAGCGCGACGGCCTGCGGCTGGAGATCACCACCTTCCGCGCCGAGTCGTACGACCAGGTCAGTCGCAACCCGGTGGTGGTGTACGGCACCAGCCTCGACGAGGACCTGAAGCGGCGGGACTTCACCATCAACGCGATGGCCGTCAGCCTGCCGGAGCACCGCTTCACCGATCCGCACGGTGGGCTGGACGACCTCTCGGCAAAGATCATCCGTACTCCGAGCACCCCGGGTGAGTCGTTCGGCGACGACCCCCTGCGGATGCTGCGGGCGGCCCGGTTCGCCGCCCAGCTGCGCTTCGCCGTGCACCCGGACGTGCGCACGGCGATGACCGAGATGGCCGCCGACCTGGACCGGATCACGGCCGAGCGGGTGCGGGACGAGTTCACCAAGCTGCTCTGTGGCACCGACCCGATCACCGGGCTGCGGCTGCTTGTCGACACCGGGCTGGCCGAGCGGTTCCTGCCGGAGCTGACCGGCCTGAAGCTGGAGATCGACGAGCACGCCCAGCACAAGGACGTCTACGAGCACACGCTCACAGTCGTCGAGAACGCGGTCTCCTTCGAGGAGGAGGGCTGCGATTTCATCCTGCGGATGGCCGCCCTCATGCACGACGTGGGCAAGCCGGCGACCAAGGCCGTCGGCTCCGACGGTCGGGTCAGCTTCCACCACCACGAGGTGGTCGGCGCCCGGCTGACGAAGGCCCGGATGAAGGCGATGCGCTACCCCAAGGAGATCACCGCGAAGGTGACCGCTCTGGTGGCGCTGCACCTGCGCTTCTACGGGTACGGGCGGGGCGAGTGGACCGACTCGGCGGTGCGCCGCTACGTCGCCGACGCCGGTGACCTGCTGCCCCGGCTGCACAAGCTGACCCGCTCGGACTGCACCACCCGCAACCGTCGCAAGGCCGCCCAGCTCGCCGCCGACTACGACGCGCTGGAGGATCGGATCGCCCGGATCGCCGCCGAGGAGGACCTGGCCCGGGTCCGCCCGGACCTGGACGGCAACGCGATCATGGAGCTGCTCGGCGTGCCGCCGGGGCCTGTGGTGGGGCGTGCCTGGAAGCACCTCAAGGAGCAGCGTCTGGAGCACGGCCCGCTGGATCGCGACGCCGCCGAGGCCGAGCTGCTGCGCTGGGCCCGCGCCGAGGGCCTGATCACGTAA
- the murJ gene encoding murein biosynthesis integral membrane protein MurJ translates to MSGGLYRSANAAQDGGAGADVRPSDGATFISAEPLNQPAMESTAPPQEQVGEASAAANSAVMAVGSLVSRGTGFLRNLVIAAALGGALVGDAYTTAQILPGMVYEFLLGGVLTSVLIPVLVRRRKVDVDGGQAYAQRLLTLAVLALGVAALLAVAFASTLTWLYGSGPSNGDYSQLVTGLARLMLPMIFFSGLSALISAVLNTRGHFAAPMWAPILNNLVVIGTAGLYIAVFGAEIVRPEEMTTGRILLIGGGTLLGVAVQAAGLLPALRKVGFRWKLRFDFRALGLRELGRLGAWMICYVAVSQVGLIVLFNLLNRAGKENAAGPLIYNNVFLLLMTAHGIIAVSIITALMPRMSAAAADGRYADVAADLSRGTRTVTAVLAPIAVCYAVLATPIAFTLFRFGAFNADNATATSVVLLAAALALVPFAVSQLFTFAFYALPDTRTPALINIPVVALRIGVQVVLFVAFSASFAGAGMMIGNAVSYVAAAVGSAWLLRPRVGRIGLGEIMRTAGRVLVAALGAALIGLLVVKLLPGDDTPTRLQAIVQLVIGGAVIVGTYLGLAMVLRIGEITEVVGMVRRRLGR, encoded by the coding sequence ATGAGCGGCGGGCTCTACCGCAGCGCGAACGCCGCGCAGGACGGCGGTGCGGGAGCCGACGTCCGCCCCTCCGACGGCGCCACGTTCATTTCCGCCGAGCCACTCAACCAGCCGGCCATGGAGTCGACAGCCCCGCCACAGGAGCAGGTGGGCGAGGCGAGCGCCGCCGCCAACAGCGCGGTGATGGCGGTCGGCAGCCTGGTCAGCCGGGGTACGGGCTTCCTGCGCAACCTGGTCATCGCGGCGGCGCTCGGCGGCGCGCTTGTCGGTGACGCGTACACCACCGCACAGATCCTGCCCGGGATGGTCTACGAGTTCCTGCTCGGCGGCGTGCTCACAAGCGTGCTGATCCCGGTACTGGTGCGCCGCCGCAAGGTCGACGTCGACGGCGGTCAGGCGTACGCCCAGCGGCTGCTCACCCTCGCGGTGCTCGCCCTGGGGGTCGCGGCGCTGCTCGCGGTCGCCTTCGCCTCGACGCTTACCTGGCTCTACGGCAGCGGCCCGTCGAATGGCGATTATTCGCAGCTGGTCACGGGGCTGGCCCGCCTCATGCTGCCGATGATCTTCTTCTCCGGGTTGAGCGCGCTGATCAGCGCGGTGCTCAACACCCGGGGGCACTTCGCCGCCCCGATGTGGGCGCCGATCCTCAACAACCTCGTGGTGATCGGAACGGCGGGTCTCTACATCGCCGTGTTCGGCGCGGAGATCGTCCGTCCGGAGGAGATGACCACCGGACGGATCCTGCTGATCGGCGGTGGCACCCTGCTCGGCGTCGCGGTCCAGGCGGCGGGTCTGCTGCCGGCGCTGCGCAAGGTCGGCTTCCGCTGGAAGCTGCGCTTCGACTTCCGCGCGCTCGGCCTACGCGAGCTGGGCCGGCTCGGGGCGTGGATGATCTGCTACGTCGCCGTGAGCCAGGTCGGCCTCATCGTGCTGTTCAACCTGCTGAACCGGGCCGGCAAGGAGAACGCCGCCGGCCCGCTGATCTACAACAACGTCTTCCTGCTGCTGATGACCGCGCACGGCATCATCGCCGTCTCGATCATCACCGCGCTGATGCCCCGGATGAGCGCCGCCGCCGCCGACGGCCGGTACGCAGACGTCGCCGCCGACCTGTCGCGCGGCACCCGCACCGTCACGGCGGTCCTCGCCCCGATCGCGGTCTGCTACGCCGTCCTCGCCACCCCGATCGCGTTCACACTGTTCCGGTTCGGCGCGTTCAACGCCGACAACGCCACCGCCACCTCCGTCGTGCTGCTCGCGGCGGCGCTGGCGCTGGTCCCGTTCGCGGTGAGCCAGCTCTTCACCTTCGCCTTCTACGCCCTGCCGGACACCCGCACCCCCGCGCTGATCAACATTCCGGTGGTGGCGCTGCGGATCGGCGTGCAGGTCGTGCTCTTCGTGGCCTTCTCCGCCAGCTTCGCGGGCGCCGGGATGATGATCGGCAACGCGGTCTCCTATGTGGCGGCGGCGGTCGGCTCCGCCTGGCTGCTGCGCCCCCGGGTCGGGCGTATCGGCCTCGGGGAGATCATGCGTACGGCCGGTCGGGTCCTGGTCGCGGCGCTCGGCGCGGCGCTAATCGGTCTGCTGGTGGTCAAGCTGCTGCCCGGCGACGACACGCCGACCCGACTGCAGGCCATCGTTCAGCTCGTGATCGGTGGCGCGGTGATCGTCGGGACGTATCTGGGTCTCGCCATGGTGCTGCGGATCGGCGAGATCACCGAGGTGGTCGGCATGGTCCGCCGCCGCCTCGGCCGCTGA
- a CDS encoding protein kinase family protein, whose product MPSSAGPSIDTITEGGRVTQVGEGQEADESAPPVMTFGAPTAGEILAERYELVEHINNDSAGRLVWRGVDVILRRPVAVVLRYPGGDSATEMLQAAVAASRVIHPNLVGVYDAIDEAERAYVVREWVDGQSLRDLAAEGPLDPARATAIGNAVASALAAVHATGMVHGNVHPGTVMISDEGRVVLADARTDGDDSQESDIRAVGGVLYFALTGHWPHAEAPLRGATAGHGRAAIPDAVRDAGGALAAPRQVRAGVPAYLDDLTMDLLDAEIAPPSSDVLAAELARLDVPAEEEHYLDNGGPLRFAADTEEEPSPLAAAGGRKVAIGIAGLLAVALVGLLIGISALGGKDKDPQDTAGATPSASAPAGDATPAAATVRNLRVQDIRIIDPDSSKRDELGDSNKIIDGDNDKGWETDRYPNATYGNLKAGMGVWLDLGSPHTVKSVQAVLSGRGATAKLLAGTAGYPATSNGDKQMVANYKTEIGVLKEHDGTTMTFNGFNADQKYRYLLLWFTELPAIGDEDGFRLGVQEITVQGS is encoded by the coding sequence ATGCCCAGCAGTGCGGGTCCATCGATCGACACGATCACCGAGGGAGGACGGGTGACCCAGGTCGGCGAGGGTCAGGAGGCGGACGAGAGCGCTCCGCCGGTCATGACCTTCGGTGCTCCCACGGCCGGTGAAATCCTCGCCGAGCGTTACGAGCTGGTCGAGCACATCAACAACGACAGCGCGGGTCGGCTGGTCTGGCGCGGGGTCGACGTCATCCTGCGCCGCCCCGTCGCGGTGGTGCTGCGCTACCCGGGTGGCGACTCCGCCACCGAGATGCTCCAGGCCGCCGTCGCGGCCAGCCGGGTCATCCACCCCAACCTGGTCGGCGTCTACGACGCGATCGACGAGGCCGAGCGGGCGTACGTGGTCCGCGAGTGGGTGGACGGGCAGTCGTTGCGCGACCTGGCCGCCGAGGGTCCGCTGGACCCGGCGCGGGCCACCGCGATCGGCAACGCGGTCGCGAGCGCGCTCGCCGCGGTGCACGCCACCGGAATGGTGCACGGCAACGTCCACCCCGGCACCGTCATGATCAGCGACGAGGGCCGCGTGGTCCTGGCCGACGCGCGCACCGACGGCGACGACAGCCAGGAGAGTGACATCCGGGCGGTCGGCGGCGTCCTCTACTTCGCGCTGACCGGGCACTGGCCGCACGCCGAGGCACCGCTGCGCGGCGCCACCGCCGGCCACGGTCGGGCCGCCATCCCGGACGCGGTCCGCGACGCCGGCGGTGCCCTCGCGGCACCCCGCCAGGTTCGGGCCGGGGTGCCCGCATACCTGGACGACCTCACCATGGATCTGCTCGACGCCGAGATCGCGCCGCCGTCGTCCGACGTGCTGGCGGCCGAGTTGGCCAGGCTGGACGTGCCCGCCGAGGAGGAGCACTACCTCGACAACGGCGGGCCGCTGCGGTTCGCCGCCGACACCGAGGAAGAGCCGTCACCGCTGGCCGCGGCCGGTGGCCGCAAGGTCGCCATCGGCATCGCCGGCCTGCTGGCGGTCGCCCTGGTCGGCCTGCTCATCGGGATCAGCGCGCTCGGCGGCAAGGACAAGGACCCGCAGGACACCGCCGGGGCCACGCCCTCCGCCAGCGCTCCGGCCGGCGACGCCACCCCGGCCGCCGCCACGGTCCGCAACCTCCGCGTGCAGGACATCCGGATCATCGACCCGGACAGCAGCAAGCGCGACGAACTCGGCGACTCCAACAAGATCATCGACGGTGACAACGACAAGGGTTGGGAAACCGACCGCTACCCGAACGCCACGTACGGGAACCTCAAGGCCGGCATGGGTGTCTGGCTGGACCTGGGTTCACCGCACACGGTGAAGTCGGTGCAGGCCGTGCTGTCCGGTCGAGGCGCCACCGCGAAGCTGCTCGCCGGCACGGCCGGCTACCCGGCGACCTCCAACGGCGACAAGCAGATGGTGGCGAACTACAAGACCGAGATCGGTGTCCTCAAGGAGCACGACGGCACCACGATGACCTTCAACGGCTTCAACGCCGACCAGAAGTACCGCTATCTGCTGCTCTGGTTCACCGAGCTGCCGGCCATCGGCGACGAGGACGGCTTCCGGCTCGGCGTGCAGGAGATTACGGTCCAGGGTTCGTGA
- the sigM gene encoding RNA polymerase sigma factor SigM produces the protein MDGRDTATDLELLRAHATGDRDAFTVLFHRHRDRLWAVALRTLGDREEAADALQDALLSAHRAAGRFRGDSAVTTWLHRIVVNACLDRIRRRQAHPTVPLPDGNRSGDGSGTGGVEPAAPAQDHDTALVVRAALAALPVEQRAALVLVDVQGYPVAEVARILGVAEGTVKSRCARGRARMAVLLGHLRPATPSHPAPAARIADVPGVTPGNPRPAEGVGSGSVRYRQDANQEDA, from the coding sequence ATGGACGGGCGCGACACGGCAACGGATCTTGAGCTGCTGCGCGCCCACGCCACCGGCGACCGGGACGCCTTTACCGTGCTGTTCCACAGGCACCGCGACCGGCTCTGGGCGGTGGCCCTGCGGACGCTCGGTGACCGCGAGGAGGCCGCCGACGCCCTCCAGGACGCCCTGCTGTCGGCACACCGGGCGGCCGGCCGCTTCCGCGGCGACTCCGCCGTCACCACGTGGCTGCACCGCATCGTGGTGAACGCGTGCCTGGACCGGATCCGACGCCGGCAGGCGCACCCCACAGTGCCGCTGCCCGACGGCAACCGGTCCGGCGACGGATCGGGCACCGGCGGTGTCGAGCCAGCCGCGCCCGCTCAGGACCACGACACCGCGCTTGTCGTCCGCGCGGCGCTCGCCGCGCTGCCGGTCGAGCAGCGGGCCGCCCTGGTGCTCGTGGACGTGCAGGGCTACCCGGTGGCCGAGGTGGCCCGCATCCTCGGTGTCGCCGAGGGGACGGTGAAGAGCCGGTGCGCCAGAGGTCGGGCCCGGATGGCGGTGCTGCTCGGGCATCTGCGGCCGGCGACGCCATCGCATCCCGCCCCGGCCGCCCGGATCGCGGACGTGCCCGGCGTCACGCCGGGGAACCCGCGCCCTGCCGAGGGCGTCGGATCGGGGTCGGTTCGGTACCGGCAGGACGCCAACCAGGAGGACGCGTGA